The genomic interval TCCTTCAACATGAAGAATGAgagggaaaagaagaagaaagacgGAAAACAAGAGTTAAAGACAGAAAGAAGCAAAGACACCATACTACCAACTGCAGTTCAGAAGCACAGAAATTAGTGCTTAATGACTGCAAGAAACTAAAATGCGATTTCTATAAGTATTTACCGCTGCATTGTAAGCAGCAGCCTTAACTCCACACTTGCAAAGATACTTCGCAATGCTCAGTGTTTCCTTTCTTGTAGGAACATATACAATGGTAGGTCCTTGTTCTAGAGACTCTTGCAGAAGCCTCAGCCATTCTTCTGGATTATTCGGAGGATCAATTGTCTCAAATGACCCCTGTGAACCCCATTCTTCACGATGAGGAAATCCAGAAAATTCACCGTAGACAACTGTAATATAAAAGCaatcaaaaagcaaaaaaacaGTGAAGCTGGAACGTTTTCATGTTCTATAAGCAAAGCCAAGCAATAGCATATATAGAAGATCAAATTAAAGTATCAGAGGATGGTACCATCCAAATATTCCACACACGGAAAGACGTCAACCTCATTTTCTAAATATTCTACTGACATTTGCTTTTCCCTTGAAGAAATTGAACTGTTTTGCTTTGATGAATTTTCATTATCACTTTCGTCAATATCACTTTCTTCAATATCATTCAAATCACTTGCAGAAGATTGATCTGAATCAGATTCTTGTGAGATTAGAGCCTGTTTCTTTTCACCAATCATTTTCCTTCGGGCATAAAGAtctatgagttggcaaaaaTCCATCTCATATGAAGACTCTGATGTTCTACTATGTTTTACCTGTAAAGAGCAGCATATAAATTTGAGGTTCCTATTAAAACACAAACAAGTTCATGATAAGAGATTATGGAGAAATTCAATACATGCactgaaagaaaataaaataaaaacaatttaagaCCATTCAAGTTTCTTGATACATAAAAACCCCACTCTAAGTGGAAGTTTGAAAGAACAAGTGGGAAGGGGGACAGGGAAACCAAATATGACCAAAACCATGCTGCAACAAGTGAAAACTCACTGAGAATCGTAAATTTGGACGGAAAAACGACGTGAGCACAATCTTTGTCTCCTTTGACATGCGCAAGGAATCAAGGATGTCTTGTCGAACCTGAACTGTGGCAGTAGCAGTCAATGCCATAATTGGGATGTCAAATTtcaagaattttaaatttgtggCACTGAAACTCTCTCGTAATATAGACAATCGCCTGAAACAATGGAACATAGCCATATAAGGATGGCTAAAGCTTCAAAAACAAACTTGAGAGCCAGGCTTAATGCACCCAAAAGCAGTGTACAAAATGTTTCGAGCTaaacaaaaatctaataaagtgaaatttgaaattacaAAGAGATGTGTGgctataaaaatatgaaaggGCAGTCAAATAAATTCCAAAAGgtattagagaaaaaaaaattaacaagttACAAAAACTTACATCAATTGATTTAGTACATAGATAAAATGCAATCAAAATTCACTGTCTTTGTGCAAATCACACCTGCTTTAGCAATAAATAGTCATTTGCCTGGCTCTTAAATGCATTTAAGACATGGTTTAGtaaaatgcatttttttcCCTAAATCAAATAAGTACCAATGTTGATTTAAGTTGATTGGGTGaagaagaaatacaaaaaaCCATGCAAACATAAGGAATACATACCCGTAGTCAGGACGAAAATCATGGCCCCACTTAGATACACAATGGACTTCATCAATAGCAAATAATGTAATTCCACGACTTTCTGCTAGCCTCTGGAGAGGTTTAATTAGTCTGCACCAAAGTACAAGTACTTTCTcaattaccaaaaaaaaaaacagaataaacattttctttgagaaaaaaccaaagaggCAATGCATGCACCTACCTCAAAATTGTCTCTGGacaaacatatataatattatacaTTCCTCTCATGGCTTTCTGTTCCACACTGCTGTCTGGTTGCCCAGACCCAAGAAAACAAGCAGAGACTCCATGTTTTGATAATCTTAAGCACTGATCGTGCATCAAGCTTATCAAAGGAGAAACAACAACCACAACCTTTCCTGTTAATAATGTGGGAATCTGGAAACAAAGAGATTTTCCTGCAGAAGGTAAATAATTAGTACCTAAAAAATTATGAGATAGCAAAGTGAATGAACATAAGAACAAGACATGCAAAAGAATATAAGTATTAACCAGATCCTGTTGCGGCAAGAACAAGACAGTCTTGGTGAGTGAGCCAAGCAGCCAAGGCTTCCTTCTGGAAACTCTTCAAGGATGAATAACCAAAATGCTTTTGTAATAAACTGTTAACCTTTGGCTCCCAATTTGATCCAATATCTGGCTCCTCAGAGCAGCAAACTGGAAATGGTTCTGGCACAGTTTCAAGCTGATTATTTACAAAAGAAAACGATCCTTTTTGTTCTTGCACAGGACTATGCGACACCTGGGATCTGGACACAATTCCATCAGGTGCATCATAACCTTTGCTTCGCTTTGGTTTACTTGTGGATTGAAAATGATCCCATATACTAGACTGTCGCATTAGACCCTTAGATTGTAAGGATGACATGCTCCTTTTACCCTTCCCATTCCTTGAAGAACATTGAGAACTAGTTGATGTACTGTGACTATTCCTACGACAACCATTCAAAACATACTCAACCGCATCATCAACTGATGGTCCCACCGCTTTCACAGCTTCTATGGCATCAGAATTCTCAAATCCCATTTCAATAAGCTTTTGAACAACTTGATCAGACGGCGCATCATTACCACCCATTTCATGAGAACTGTCAACCAAGGATAAAACAAAATGCTACCCTAAAGTCAAGGACATCTCAAACATATAAAGCAAAACCTAGTTGACTCAGCTTAGTTCCCTTCCTTTCTCTTCCCCTTTTTCAAAGTTTCCGGAGAAACTAAAATTGTCACTTAAAATCTACTCAAAAATGGAATATTCCTAGAAAcctaattctttaattaaaataaatttcgaTGTATCCATTTAGCGATGCGAGCTTAATCTGAATAACACAAATTTTCGATTCATACTTCAAAACGATAGTACAATAATTCATATTTTATCGTTTTTCTCCCTTccctttccttttcattttctagcTTACCAAACGGAACCGAAAGACCAAAGTCAAGCAGACGAGCAAGGGAGTTCAAATCTTAAACGTTTAAGAAGAACGAATTCAATGCATTAAAAGCCAAAcgaatgataaaaaaaaaatcagaaaaacaAGACTGCAAAGAGAAATCTGACCTAACTCAGACGGCGATTCAGCTTGAGATCCGagaaaatttgagagaaaacAGAAAAGCTAGAATTTGTAAAgccttcttttcttccccGATGGGTGAATTGAAATTCAATTGGCCGCGAAAATATATTTGCTTTTAAGCACCCAACGCGCCAAAATTGAACCGGCGctccaattaattaattaatattatatgctatttaaatatttaattttttttcatatttcaatttacaaattcaaaaaatttcgaaTGCATAATTATTCTTGTTAATAATCCATCTGATATTCAgtgatttaaagttattaaaatataaaatacctAACTATAGAAATatctttgaataaaatatcataattacCCTaacttttaatcattttttacGTAAGTtcatttgtaatttaaattgatagttcaacttaaaaaaatatttttcattcgACACATGTCCaatcattaatcaattattgataattttattaatttgatgatgtgataattttttattaattttaaaaattattaaattatataaattataattttttattttttattttttttcctattaaaaaaaatttctctctACCCTACTCCTCACCACCACTGCTGAATCTGATTGAAAAGTGTCATATTTGGCTAGATCACACTCCCCCAAAGGAGAATGAGATATGAGATGCTCGACTTGCGCTTCCCTAGGGAGATTTGACTGAATATGATATTCCAAGACTACATTGAACTGCAAGGTAACCAACTAGTGTTAGGGAACGCCGCAGGCCCCCTCAGGGAGAATGAGATATGAGATGCTAAGCTTGCGCTTACCTTGGAGGATTTGACCGAATATGACATTTTAGAAGTAAATCCAATTACAGGGTGACCGAATAGTGTAAGGGAACGTCACAAGTCAGATtaatagaaaggaaaaaagttaaaaagagtagcgaaagaaaaataatattttaaacatttcacGTTCACATGTTAATATCATTTACAAGTTTTTTATGAACAGTTTATTTCGAATACTAATAGACGTGTATAGAATTATGGCTAGAAATTAAGGAGTTAAgatattttatccaaaatctTATCATCGTataacatttttaataaaatgaattgcaaaatcaataacttcaaaataaaatttcttttttgtaattttcatctaagttttagtaatatttgtatataatttttaataacaaCTGTAAGtttaatgaatatttaataacacaatattaattttatagcTTTTTCgataatattaatttacaaaatcaacattctcataataatattattttccatAATTTTCAGGTAATTTTGTAACTTttcaataatattaatttacaaaatcaatattataagaatataattattttttgtaattttcatTTACTATTTAATAACCTTAGACATATATGTCAAAAACTTCTATCGACAACATGAGCAAATAGGATTATTGAAATATCAAatacttaattatataaaaaattattaaatacctatttattaaaatatcatatgcATGCTTTATAAGTATCCttataaatattcaataatctcgtgttattgaaatattaaatatatacttactgcaaataaaatatattaatatagcTTTTTTAGTAATCTTATTTTGCAAAATCATGAacttcaaaaaatataaaaattttttgtatttttccaTCTATTATTTAATAGTATTTCATcgttatttttcatgaaaatataaaaacattatattattaaaatttttaatacttaCCTAAATTTGTTAATAACCTTTGTTTgcataattaataatctcaAAGACCCATAATAATAACTTACTGTtatcaaaatatcaaatactatatattatttaaatattgtatacttatacaataaaataagtgattttatttactattttaaagtacttatttttttttattcataatttactttttcattttcaacatttgtttttatttatcttcttttttctcattttaagttgatgtttattttaaaatttaaaattatcaatattaattttgaagaaaaatacaacaaaaagaaaaaaaaaagaaaatagaatctTAATCCTCTGCTCTCAACAGTTTACAACTCATCAGTAGGTTCATCCTCCTCTTCTGATCCAGCCGAGCTGCCACTACTTTTCTCATAAACTTGTTTTATGATTGGATTACACACTGCCTCCACCTCCTTAAGTTTCTCATCAAAGTCCTCCCTCCCTCCATTCTGGTTATCATCCAACCATTCCAGAGCTTCTTTCAAGGTGCTCTCGATCCGCTCCTTGTCATCAGAACCAAGCTTGTCTGCAAGCTTGTCCTTGTCATCAATGGTGCTCCTCATGTTGTATATGTATGTTTCTAGCTTGTTCCTGGAATCAATCTTTTCCCTCACTTTCCTGTCCTCTTCCGCGAATTCCTCAGCTTCCTTCACCATCTTTTCGATCTCTTCCTGGCTGAGACGCCCCTTGTCGTTGGTGATGGTGATGGATTGTGACTTCTTCGCTGCTTTGTCCTCTGCTGTCACATGGAGGATGCCATTGGCATCAACCTCGAAGGTGACTTCGATTTGAGGAACTCCCCTGCAAGAACAGAGATAACATTGGTTGGTCTATCACATCAGGAcataaaatgatcaaatttggaATATGAAACTCACCTTGGAGCAGGTGGAATACCAGTCAGATCAAATCTTCCAAGCTCCCGACAATCTTTTGTCAAGCTTCTTTCACCTTCATAAACCTGGGATTTTGCAAATACAACATGGGTTTCGGTTCAACAGGGTAATAAGGATACAATAAACATATCAAAGAAGCAagatttgtttgtttttacCTTGATGGAAACTGTGGTTTGCTGGTCTTGGTAAGTGGTGAAGACCTGAGATTTCTTAGTTGGGATAACAGTGTTCCTTGGGATCAACTTGGTCATGACACCACCAACTGTTTCAATGCCAAGACTCAAAGGAGCAACATCCAGAAGAAGAATGTCTGCCAAGAATCAAAAAACAGGAAATCTTGTTCTTGTTAGTGTGGTCGATCAACGTTTTCTGCTCTGCCAAAACTAATGAAAGAAGATCATTATTACCTTTGGTTTCTTCTCCTCCTTCACCGCTAAGAATTCCACCCTGAACTGCGGCACCATATGCCACAGCCTCGTCCGGATTGATACCCTTGCTAGGCTCTTTGCCGTCAAACAAATCCTTCAACAGTTGCTGAACCTTGGGGATTCGAGTACTTCCTCCAACAAGCACGATTTCACTGATATCAGACTTCTTCAAATTGGCATCCTCCAAAGCCCTCTTCACTGGTCCTAGAGTTTTCTTAAATAAGTCCATGTTCAACTCTTCAAACCTTGCCCTAGTCAATGGCTCCGAGAAATCAACACCATCAAACAATGACTCGATCTCGACCCTAACCTGATGCTGGCTGCTCAAAGCTCTTTTTGCTCTCTCACATTCCCGACGAAGCTTCCCTAGGGCCTTGTTGTCCTTGCTGATATCTTTGTTATATTTCTTCTTGATCAACTTGATGAAATAATCCATCACTCTATGATCGAAATCTTCTCCTCCCAAGTGGGTGTCTCCACTGGTAGCAAGAACTTCAAAGACTCCATTATCAATTGTCAGAATACTAACATCAAATGTACCACCGCCTAGATCGTAGACCAGAATGTTCTTCTCTCCTCCTTTCTTATCCAATCCATAGGCAATGGCAGCAGCCGTAGGCTCATTGATGATCCGAGCCACATTTAGCCCGGCAATGGTGCCTGCATCCTTGGTAGCCTGCCTTTGTGCATCGTTGAAATAAGCTACAAAATCAGAAAAAAGAACAGAACCCATTAAACCATATTCTTCTCTCTGTAGTTCCACATAACAAGAACAATGTAAAAAGGAGATTTTAACCATACCCGGAACGGTAATAACAGCATCTTTGATCTTCTTCCCCAAGTAAGCTTCAGCTGTTTCCTTCATTTTCGTCAAAACCATAGCACTGATTTCCTCAGGGCTGAAAACTTTCGTCTCACCTTTAACCTTAATTTGAATATAGGGCTTCCCATCTTTGTTAACCACCTTGTAAGGCAAGAACTTTATATCTCTTTGAACCTCAGGATCATCGaacctaaaattaaaaaaccaaACAACCCAAGTTCAATTCACCTCCAAAacgaataaaagaaaaacccaacAAGTTAAAGTTCAAAAATATCAACTTCTTTACTTACTTTCTTCCAATGAGACGTTTAACATCAAAGATGGTGCGTTCTGCATTGAGAGCCGCTTGATTCTTTGCGGCTTCTCCAATCAAACGCTCTGTATCAGTGAATGCAACCCATGATGGGGTGATTCTGTTCCCTTGATCGTTCGCTATAATCTCTACGTGACCGTTCTTATAAACTCCCACGCAAGAATACGTAGTCCCCAGGTCGATTCCGATCACCGTTCCTACCTTCGTTTCATCTGCCGCTACTGCTATTCCTAAGAAAAATTCTTCACGAAAAAACCAGAGCAAAACAGAGTGAAACAGAGCAACTCAAATTGAAAACTCAAATTtcacttaagaaaataatagaaaGTATTTCTATTTACctgaaataaagagaaataaaacCCAAAACGCCTTGTTCCTGATCGCCATTCTTGCTGTTCGATTCACTGCTATCtgagaaaaatcaaatttactTGGTTTTAGTTTTCACTCTGGTTTTTTATTTCGGTAGAGCGAAGATGGCCGAAATGGTGGTTTATTTATACCGACGTGACGGGTGTTCGGTGCTAGAGTGTTCTACCCAATGGGAGGGGGCCATGTCATTAAACTGACTCTTTTGTGGTTGGCAATTTCGGAATACTAACACGTTGTGGACCCAATCGGTTGATGACACGTAAGGATATTGGAAAATTTGACCGTCTTGTCGGGAATGTTCTTGAAATTGGATGGCGGGTTTAGCGGTTAAAACGGGTAAAACATCTTGGGTAAAAATGGAACTCCCTTCTGGGCTTTGGTTTTGGAGCTTCACTACCGTATTGGGGCAAATTTAAGCCCGTTTTAACCATTTTCATGAtccattaaaaaacaaaattctcgaaataaatttcaaaatacattcgagtatttaattttgataataaatgCATCAGTTCAATCAATTCGATTTTATAATTCAATGAGTcgaattaatcaaaatttcattaaaaaataattaaattgattaaattatatactaaaataaaaataatcaaaatcgatttatatttgattcatTCGAtcgattttattattttttcactattttatatttcatacaaaacattatttaaaaatatattattactAATCCATTTTTCggtttatttgaatataaattttaaacattaaaaatagaTCAAAATAGAATCAAGTAACcaattaaaatggaattaatgCTCGCTTAATAGAACAGTTCATAAATGTTGTGGTATGCAAATAAATGTTGGATGGAATTGTTATGTTACACACAGCTATGCAACCAAATCCGATCATGAATTCAATTCAGCTGAACAAAAATCATAATCCAACTACCTGGCAAATCAGCCTCAGCTgaagaattgatctaaaaccCTGCCAAAACTCTACagaaaaaacaagaacaaactTAAGTTACAGCCTGATCAAATGGTTGTTTGGGAAGCaggaaaaatatattttttattaacacACCAAGAGGAAAATCTAAATCTCTATCGAAATGGAGCCAGAGGGCTTGGACAGCTTGGGACTTTCAAGCTTCTAAGCTCTTTACAAACATGATCTAACATTCCCAGAAAGTCTCTTACGATCACGAATATCCGAAGTGGATTAGCTTCATCTAGTTTGCTTACATCTCCATGGAAGTATTCTGTGATTTCTCTGACTTGTAACAGGACCCTATGTTCATCTTCTTGCAGCTCTTTCAGATTCTTCTCTGCATAGTTCAGGAAGGAGTTCATTGACCGAACGAAATTCCCACTTTTTTCGTCTGTCGATAGCTCCTCTTGAACCAGATGTTGCAGTTTAGCCTTGCCATCTGATAGGTTCGACACAGAACTTGCAAGAACATCCAGGTCGAGTGTGGCTGTCTTCTTAACATGGTACAGTTCGGTGCTTAAACCAGAAACAAGGTCTAGTCCCATTCTTCTGTaatcctcttctttttcttcagcAGTTCTGCTTCTGTTCCCCTGGTTGATCTTCCCCATAATGCTATCAGACACTCTTATGCCTTCCGACCGAATGATCTCTTGGACGACAAAATGGAGCAATGTAGTCTTCCCATCGGTTCCTTTCACATCAGCAAGCTTAAGGAGGGCATCGAGCTTGAATGCTATAGCGCCTCCTCTAATTGTTCCAACATTCATTCGGTTGCCCGTTTTGAGTACTGCTTCTAGTAACTTCAAGAAGAGCCTGCTTGACCTGAGTTCCTTGCAGGCTTCCTGGTAGAACAATGGGAATGAGAGATATCAGATGTTTGTATCAGAACATAGCTTTTCCATAAAAGAGATGATATGAATCAGAGCTTGATGCTTACCTGTAGCATCGAAAACGAATTTTTAAGATGAATCACCTCATCCTCAAAAGTTTCTCGGTAAAGCATGGCTTCAGCACGTAAGAAGGCGAATGGAATGCGTAGAAGTACTTTAACAAACTTCTCAGCAGACCCCAACTCATTGATATCTCCTTTGTAGCTAGAAAGCTTGGTCTCCTCTTCCTTGGTGGGTACCATTTTAACCAATGCTTCTAGTTGTTGTAAAACCAAACCATTTCCTGCTTTTCACCAAATGGAGAAAGCAATCACAAGAATAAAAAGAGAGGAACTTGTACGTTGAAATAGATTGGTTTTGCAGATTACATGAATCAAATTCAGAGCTAAACCTTTCATCAATGCATTGCACGCTTGCTCAACTGTCACATTCAGTGCTTTTAAGAGAATGGTTATGTTCTGCAACCTCTTGGGCTCAAGCACATGCTGGCTTGGAGAAGGggttttgctttttgtttcATCATTCTTCATTGAATTATGTATGTTGTATCCGAAAAGTGACTCCATCATTTCCTCGTCCAATCTTTTCCATGTCAGATTTAGTTAATTCTCAGGATCAGAAAGAAAGGAATTTAGTGTGCAAAAAGAACATGACATAACTTACTCGAATGAGCTTGACCTCAGCTTGTCCCATACCATAGAGCGGTCTGGTGCAGCTCTGACTTTGTCCCAGTGAAGTGGCTTCAATTTTGGCAATGGAGCCCCATCTTTGCCCAGCGGCGTGTACTGTGGAAGTTGGGTTGGTGGAGGAGGTGGACCTTTGACAGGGTTGTTGTTTCCTTTCAGAAATGGAGGTGGACATGGTGGTGGAGGAATACCAGTTGAACTTGGCAAAGGTTTAGAAGGTTTTTCGGGCGAAAGTGGGATGTCACTCGGGTTTGCTTGTTTCTGGTTTGATCCAGAAGAGGAATTTGAATTCCTAGCAGGTGTAACATCGAGCAATGTAGAAGAACTTGAAGCTTTCAATCTTGCTTTAGTTGCAGATAAAGAAGAATTTAAAGGAGAAATGAGCACAACTGGAGGCAGAGGAGGTGGAGGTGGAGGGGGTGGCGGTGGCGGTGGGGGTGGGGCTGTAAAATTCTTTTGACAATCCGGAGACTCATGGAGGCCAGACATGGCGGGGGACATGGGTGGAGATGCGAAAGAATGTTGAGGAGATGGTGATACCTTTGTTACATTCAGGGCATTCTCTGATGTATCACTAAGACTACCAGCTGAAACATTGGAAAGCCGGACATTTGATGAACGCGAATCAGCAAAAGAATGAAACGATTCATCATCAGATGAATGACATTCAATGGGAATTACTTTATCGGGAGGTGAGCAGTGACCCCCATCAGAATCATATCTTGCTGATTCTACATCCTCATGAACTGAAGTAATCTCTCTTGTTGAAGAACTGCTAGCATTGTCGGATTCTGGTAGAGCAACTTCCTTGTTTGATTCCTTCCTCTTATCTATCGTTGATGTTTTCCCAGTTTCAGCACTTTGTTTTAAACAAGCTGGTTGCCGCTCTAAGTCCACTCCCAAGGTATGAAGACAAAAGAGATCTAGGCTAGGATTTAAGCTCACGTTGCTTGATGAATTTTGAGAACTCGTATACTGGGATTTGCCTCTAATTCTTCCTTTTCTGCTGTATGTCAAAATTGGTTTTGTGGATTTCTTTCTTGGCTTCCTGATTTTGCCACAGAAACAGATGAGTCCAACAAGACAAGCTAAAAAAGCAGCTCCAGCAGACACAAGGACTGGCACCAGAATTCTTCTAAGTCTTCCTTTATCTGTATTTTCTTTGTGAATTCTTTTAGGTAGTGGCATTGTGCTTGATCGAGGCGTTGGAGAATGGAAATGTGCGTGCATTGGCAGGGCTGGAGCAGGAGCTGGTACTGAAGTCTCAGCTTCTATACTGTTTGGTGATGGATAGGGAGATGGTGAGAAACATTCTGCAGCACCGTTTAATGGGATTCTTCCTTTGGTACTCTTCAATCCGAGCAAAGCTCTAAACTTTTGCACAAtcaaagcttccttttgtTCATTCTCATCCTGTCCTGAAActttctcaattttgttctGATTGCCCCCACTTTCCCCCATGAAATAAAACTGTTGTAGGCCATGAACTGTGAAGCCCTCCGCTGCATCCAGTAAAGCATCAGCACTCAAAATGTGGGAGCTGTCTAATGATATGAGcaggaaaatgatgaaaatcaTGTAAAGAATCTGAGAACAATAACCCATGATCTTCAACTAGAAATCATCAAAGCATCACCAAGCAAGCTTTCTGTTTATAAATCTAGgttcttcatttttgtttgcattctcctttcttttttctagaaaaaaacatttattttgGTGGTGCAGGTGATGTGTAGTGAAAACCATCTAGTCCTGCACAGTCTTTAATGCTACTCCAAGGAACCCCTGATCCTGGCAGTTGCTGTTGTACAGAACCTTCTTTACTTTCTCCTCTGTTCATGTACTCTTATCTCTTCTCACCCTTCATAAATTCTCCTGCAAAACACTTTTAAATCTGTAGGACAATTTGCCTTCTAGAAATACCCTCAaggttaattttctttcttttattatgtCTTACTTTTCTGATATGCTTTCTATTAAGATAAAGCTGACATATTTTTCTCCCCTTTATTGCTCATGCACTTCATCATTTTCTGCAGGTTTTTTAGATAGCTTCATTGCTCAAAAGCTTAGTCAATCAAATCCCCATCATGGTCTTTGCATTTAAAACAAACCCTTTTTTAGTTCCTAAAGTTCACTAAAAAGTCCTGAAATCAAACCTTACAAAAAATGTCTACGTGGGTCCTAATCTGTTGGACTTGCCTACCTCTTGACAGCATAAGTTTTCTCCAACCCCCATTattaaaagagagagagagaaatggtCCATTCCTTTATCATGTGGTAATGTATCTACTCTTCCATTTTCAGATTAAAGCCGCATCTAGGTGAAAGCTAGATCTTGAATGCGAATGCTGCATTATGGGAAGCTAATAGGCCTTTTAGTAGCACTAGTTTATTTCccaagcttttcttttctatggCTCCACGTGCAAAGTTGCTAGTTGGTTGCCCCATTGTGTGTCTTTTATCTTCAAAAACATAGTATCAAAATAGTTTGGTGTGAGTTGGTGTTGATTTTCAGCAACCTTATCTGGTATATTAGCCTGTGCCGTCAGTTACCCCATTTAAGGATAGTTTCCCCCTCCCACTTCCATTATGGCAAAGCTATTTGATTGCACTTCATTTTACCAAATCTTAAGTGTTTCAAAGTCTCTCTTCATCTTTGCTCTAACCTATCTTATATGGATTCGAGATACGTGTTGAGCACGACTACgttataattttgacaaattataaataataaagcaTCTGAAAAAATATCAGATATAAATATGGATACGGATATGAATACATTAAGGTAAAGTAAATAGTTCATGTAACACTTAATTCACATTGGATCTACCAGAGAAGTATATGAATTCTGAGGTGAGAATAGTTCTGTAAAAATGGATGGTTTTATATCCATTTTGTCACTGGTAAGATGCAGTTGGTACTTGATAATGTGCTGTCAGTGTCACTTCTCTCAGAACCACATGACATATCTGAAACCAGTGGAGCCCATAGTCAACGATAAGCTCCAAACACCACCAAACTTTAATACCTTCCGATGCTTCATTCTCTGCAATGAGGATGTCCATTTGACCTAAGAAAACACACACAAAGAGGCCAAAAATCAGAGGATGTacaaacaaagaaacaaagtTTACAGTGCAAAAAACACATGGGAAGTCTTGCAAAAGAATGATGTGCAGAAACTAAAATACAA from Theobroma cacao cultivar B97-61/B2 chromosome 5, Criollo_cocoa_genome_V2, whole genome shotgun sequence carries:
- the LOC18600464 gene encoding ATP-dependent DNA helicase Q-like SIM, producing MGGNDAPSDQVVQKLIEMGFENSDAIEAVKAVGPSVDDAVEYVLNGCRRNSHSTSTSSQCSSRNGKGKRSMSSLQSKGLMRQSSIWDHFQSTSKPKRSKGYDAPDGIVSRSQVSHSPVQEQKGSFSFVNNQLETVPEPFPVCCSEEPDIGSNWEPKVNSLLQKHFGYSSLKSFQKEALAAWLTHQDCLVLAATGSGKSLCFQIPTLLTGKVVVVVSPLISLMHDQCLRLSKHGVSACFLGSGQPDSSVEQKAMRGMYNIIYVCPETILRLIKPLQRLAESRGITLFAIDEVHCVSKWGHDFRPDYGRLSILRESFSATNLKFLKFDIPIMALTATATVQVRQDILDSLRMSKETKIVLTSFFRPNLRFSVKHSRTSESSYEMDFCQLIDLYARRKMIGEKKQALISQESDSDQSSASDLNDIEESDIDESDNENSSKQNSSISSREKQMSVEYLENEVDVFPCVEYLDVVYGEFSGFPHREEWGSQGSFETIDPPNNPEEWLRLLQESLEQGPTIVYVPTRKETLSIAKYLCKCGVKAAAYNAALPKSHLRQVHKEFHENSLEVVVATMAFGMGIDKLNVRRVMHYGWPQSLEAYYQEAGRAGRDGKLADCILYVNLSRVPTLLPSKRSKDQTKQAYKMLSDCFRYGMNTSCCRAKTLVEYFGEDFSNEKCLLCDVCVNGPPNKQDLKEEANILMQIIAARYAENSFMDCSYDDPPCSNIERQKFLEKPNFRTFVNKIREQSQKFIATDLLWWKGLARIMEAKGYIREGDDKIHVQIKFPEPTKRGLEFLHYESAEAFHVYPEADMLLSMRKPRVYSSFSDWGKGWADPEICRQRLEKIRSSNRKPGKPRKPRMRKWRKHSSDLSTSRGRISAKLSKLKCSRLVD